The Meles meles chromosome 6, mMelMel3.1 paternal haplotype, whole genome shotgun sequence genome has a window encoding:
- the PIERCE2 gene encoding uncharacterized protein C15orf65 homolog: MTEYDWDKKCASASNSGTEVKPEQVLPCVNPGNPVFSCMLDPKTLFTATSLSKPKMIMYKTNSSNYGEFLPKPQFFPCNYTPRDQVFSNHIRATGFYQNNSLNTTPDRTRTLDFPNFQRTL, translated from the exons ATGACCGAGTACGACTGG GACAAGAAATGTGCTTCAGCTTCAAATTCAGGAACAGAAGTGAAACCTGAACAAGTTCTTCCTTGTGTGAATCCTGGCAATCCTGTGTTTTCATGTATGTTGGACCCAAAGACTCTCTTTACAGCTACCTCACTATCAAAACCTAAGATGATTATGTATAAAACCAATTCAAGTAATTATGGTGAATTTTTACCTAAGCCACAATTTTTTCCCTGCAATTATACTCCAAGAGACCAAGTATTTTCAAACCATATCAGAGCTActggattttatcaaaataaCTCTCTAAACACTACACCTGATAGAACCAGAACCCttgattttcctaattttcaaCGTACTCTATGA